In Tachyglossus aculeatus isolate mTacAcu1 chromosome 10, mTacAcu1.pri, whole genome shotgun sequence, the following proteins share a genomic window:
- the MYBPC2 gene encoding myosin-binding protein C, fast-type, translating into MRDPAFRLLLDAAGEDRPSAGSPAPSEPPPSPGKPSWLPQLSSPRPRRDQTGVGGLSFGHPWRQIITSPGHPIAVTHQATLACGSELWGATAPSVGRVCPASDDVTAFLRRVIGREARGPGWAANQHPDAVLPRSSPQQDLVLPRSFPEQEEVLPLSFPEQDEQDAVLPRSSPQQDAVLPRSSPKQDAVLPRSSPQQDAVLPRSSPQQDSVLPRSFPEQDSVLPRSSPQQDAVLPRSSPLQEQDEVLPRCSPEQDSVLPRSSPQQDAVLHSSSPHQDAVLPLFFPEQDSQDAVLHGSSPQQDAVLPLFFPQQDAVLHSSSPEQDSVLPRSSPEQDSVLPRPCPRQDSVLPLPFPEQDSMLPRYSPQQDSSWETGVGAPTGGAEMPEPKAAAKVPKGKEDPKGKETPKEAPKADPEEAPKADPEEAPTESPKDGCPEDLSPTVEEPSGLFLQKPQRVSVETGKDVKITAKVDGKQLPDKPTIKWFKGKWLELSSKSGARFNFSQTLDKENNVYLLQLHIEKVVLGDRGDYRCEVTAKGVCDSCEFNIDVEAPSQDSGNILESFKRTGDGKPETAGELDFSGLLKKREVVEEKEKKKKKKDDDDLGLPPEIWELLKGAKKSEYEKIAFQYGITDLRGMLRRLKKVKVEVKKSAAFTKKLDPAYQVDKGHKVKLVVEVSDPDLPLKWYKNGQELKPSSKYVFENVGKKRILTINKCTLSDDAAYEVAIKDEKCFTELFVKEPPVLIVKPLEDQQVYVGDRVEMEVEVSEDGAQLMWMKDEVEMTREDSYKARYRFKKDGKRHLLIFSEVSLEDTGRYKVMTNGGQCEAELIVEEKQLEVLQDIADLTVKASEQAVFKCEVSDEKVTGKWYRNGVEVRPGKRITMSHKGRIHKLVIDDVRPEDEADYTFVPDGFALSLSAKLNFLEIKVDYVPKQEPPKIHLDCSGQMSENTIVVVAGNKLRLDVAITGEPLPVATWLRGDEVLSALEGRARIEQRPDSSSFVIEGAERADEGRYTIKVTNPSGEDVVSIFVKVVDVPDPPEAVRITSVGEDWAVLVWDPPKYDGGQPVTGYLMERKKKGSQRWMKLNFEVFTDTTYESTRMIEGVLYEMRVFAVNAIGVSQPSTNTKPFMPIAPTSEPLHLTVEDVTDTTTTLKWRPPDRIGAGGIDGYVVEYCLEDSNEWVAANTEPVERCSLTVKDLPTGAKILFRVVGINIAGRSEPATLVQPVTICEIVEQPKIRLPRHLRQTFIRRVGEPINLVIPFQGKPRPQVTWTKAGGPLDGSRFHMRTSEVDTVLFVRQAARGDSGEYQLSVAIENMQDTATVRIRVVEKAGPAEGVTVKEVWDCNALVEWQPPRDDGNSEVTSYFIQKADKKTMEWFTVYEHSRPTRCTVSDLIVGNEYYFRVFCENICGLSDSAGLSTNTAYIAKPGLQLKPFNYQERDLRSAPKFLTPLTDRVIVAGYAAALTCAVAGEPKPRVVWLKNKMEISEDPKFLITNHQGILTLRIRRPSPFDGGTYACCAVNELGEALAECHLEVRVPQ; encoded by the exons ATGAGGGACCCGGCCTTCAGGCTCCTACTCGACGCTGCCGGGGAGGACAGGCCGAGCGCCGGGTCCCCGGCCCCTTCcgagccgcccccctccccagggaagccctcctggctTCCGCAGCTCAGCAGCCCGAGGCCCCGAAGGGACcagactggggtggggggcctcTCG TTTGGCCACCCTTGGAGACAAATCATTACGTCCCCCGGACACCCTATAGCTGTGACGCACCAGGCGACCCTGGCCTG CGGCTCGGAGCTCTGGGGAGCGACCGCCCCGTCGGTGGGGAGAGTCTGCCCAGCATCCGATGACGTCACCGCGTTTCTGCGCCGCGTGATTGGTCGGGAGGCCCGAGGGCCGGGGTGGGCGGCCAATCAGCATC CAGACGCGGTGCTCCCCCGCTCCTCCCCACAGCAGGACTTGGTGCTCCCCCGCTCCTTCCCAGAGCAGGAGGAGGTGCTCCCCCTCTCATTCCCAGAGCAGGACGAG CAGGACGCGGTGCTCCCCCGCTCCTCCCCGCAGCAGGACGCGGTGCTCCCCCGCTCCTCCCCGAAGCAGGACGCGGTGCTCCCCCGCTCCTCCCCGCAGCAGGACGCGGTGCTCCCCCGCTCCTCCCCACAGCAGGACTCGGTGCTCCCCCGCTCCTTCCCAGAGCAGGACTCGGTGCTCCCCCGCTCCTCCCCACAGCAGGACGCGGTGCTCCCCCGCTCATCCCCATTGCAAG agcAGGACGAGGTGCTCCCCCGCTGCTCCCCAGAGCAGGACTCGGTGCTCCCCCGCTCCTCCCCACAGCAGGACGCGGTGCTCCACAGCTCCTCCCCACATCAGGATGCGgtgctccccctcttcttcccagagCAGGACTCG CAGGACGCGGTACTCCACGGCTCCTCCCCACAGCAGGACGCGgtgctccccctcttcttcccacagCAGGACGCGGTGCTCCACAGCTCCTCCCCAGAGCAGGACTCGGTGCTCCCCCGCTCCTCCCCAGAGCAGGACTCGGTgctcccccgcccctgcccacGGCAGGACTcggtgctccccctccccttcccagagcAGGACTCGATGCTCCCCCGCTATTCCCCACAGCAGGACTCG TCCTGGGAGACGGGAGTCGGAGCCCCGACCGGAGGAGCTGAGATGCCGGAGCCCAAAGccg CAGCCAAAGTCCCAAAGGGCAAGGAGGACCCCAAGGGCAAAGAGACCCCCAAGGAAGCCCCCAAAGCGGACCCGGAGGAAGCCCCCAAAGCGGATCCCGAGGAGGCCCCAACTGAGTCCCCTAAAG ATGGTTGCCCCGAGGACCTGTCCCCCACCGTAGAGGAGCCTTCGGGACTCTTCCTTCAGAAGCCACAGAGGGTCTCTGTGGAGACAG GGAAGGATGTGAAGATCACAGCCAAGGTGGACGGGAAACAGCTGCCCGACAAGCCGACGATCAAGTGGTTCAAGGGGAAGTGGTTGGAATTGAGTAGTAAGAGCGGGGCTCGTTTCAACTTCTCACAGACCCTGGACAAGGAGAACAAT GTGTACCTGTTGCAGCTGCACATAGAGAAGGTGGTACTTGGGGACCGTGGGGATTATCGCTGTGAGGTCACGGCCAAAGGCGTCTGCGACAGCTGTGAATTCAACATTGATGTTGAGG cccccagccaggACTCTGGAAACATCCTGGAGAGCTTCAAGCGAAC GGGCGATGGGAAACCAGAGACTGCAGGAGAGCTGGACTTCAGCGGATTGCTCAAAAAGAG ggaggtggtggaggagaaagagaagaagaagaagaagaaagatgacGATGACCTGGGATTGCCCCCCGAGATCTGGGAGTTGCTGAAGGGGGCGAAGAAGAGCGAGTACGAGAAGATCGCATTCCAGTACGGAATCACCGACCTGCGGGGGATGCTCAGACGCCTCAAGAAGGTCAAGGTTGAGGTCAAGAAGAGTGCAG CGTTCACAAAGAAGCTGGACCCGGCCTACCAGGTGGACAAGGGCCATAAGGTCAAACTGGTGGTGGAGGTCAGCGACCCTGACCTGCCTCTCAAGTGGTACAAGAACGGCCAGGAGCTAAAACCAAGCAGCAA GTACGTGTTTGAGAACGTGGGGAAGAAGCGTATCCTGACCATCAACAAGTGCACCCTGAGCGACGATGCCGCCTACGAGGTTGCCATCAAAGATGAGAAGTGCTTCACTGAGCTCTTCGTCAAAG AGCCCCCGGTGCTGATTGTGAAGCCCCTGGAAGATCAGCAGGTGTATGTGGGTGACCGGGTGGAGATGGAGGTGGAAGTGTCTGAAGACGGGGCCCAGCTCATGTG GATGAAAGATGAGGTGGAGATGACCAGAGAGGATTCCTACAAAGCCCGTTATCGTTTCAAGAAAGATGGGAAGAGGCACCTGCTGATCTTCTCGGAGGTCTCCCTGGAGGACACGGGCCGCTACAAGGTCATGACCAACGGGGGCCAATGTGAAGCAGAGCTCATCGTAGAGG agaagcagctggaaGTCCTCCAAGACATCGCGGACCTGACCGTCAAGGCCTCAGAACAGGCCGTGTTCAAGTGCGAGGTGTCCGATGAGAAGGTCACGGGGAAATGGTACAGGAACGGCGTCGAGGTCCGTCCTGGCAAACGCAtcaccatgtcccacaagggccg AATTCACAAGCTGGTGATCGATGACGTCCGTCCCGAGGATGAAGCCGACTACACCTTCGTCCCCGACGGGTTCGCCCTCTCACTGTCAGCGAAACTCAACTTCCTGG AAATTAAGGTGGATTACGTTCCCAAACAAG AGCCGCCCAAAATCCACCTGGACTGCTCGGGCCAAATGAGTGAAAACACGATTGTGGTTGTGGCCGGAAACAAGCTGAGGCTGGATGTGGCCATCACGGGAGAGCCGCTCCCTGTAGCCACTTGGCTCCGGGGCGACGAG GTGCTTTCGGCGCTGGAGGGTCGGGCCCGGATCGAGCAGCGTCCGGACAGCAGCAGCTTCGTGATCGAGGGGGCGGAGCGAGCGGACGAGGGCCGTTACACCATCAAGGTCACCAACCCGTCCGGAGAAGACGTGGTCTCCATCTTCGTAAAGGTCGTGG ATGTCCCCGACCCTCCCGAGGCCGTACGCATAACGTCTGTTGGGGAGGACTGGGCGGTGCTGGTCTGGGACCCTCCCAAGTATGATGGTGGGCAGCCCGTTACAG GGTACCTGATGGAGCGGAAGAAGAAGGGGTCCCAGCGCTGGATGAAGCTGAATTTTGAGGTTTTCACGGACACCACGTATGAGTCGACCCGGATGATCGAAGGAGTTCTCTACGAGATGCGTGTCTTCGCCGTCAACGCCATAGGCGTCTCCCAGCCCAGCACCAACACCAAGCCCTTCATGCCCATCG cccccaccAGCGAGCCCCTGCATCTGACGGTGGAGGATGTGACCGACACCACGACCACACTCAAATGGCGGCCGCCGGACCGCATTGGGGCGGGCGGGATCGATGGCTACGTGGTGGAGTACTGCTTGGAAGACA GCAACGAGTGGGTGGCGGCCAACACGGAGCCGGTGGAGCGCTGCAGCCTCACCGTGAAGGACCTCCCCACCGGAGCCAAGATCCTCTTCCGCGTCGTCGGCATCAATATCGCCGGCCGAAGCGAACCGGCCACCCTGGTCCAGCCCGTCACTATCTGCGAGATTGTCG AGCAGCCCAAGATCCGGCTTCCGCGCCATCTGCGTCAGACGTTCATCCGCCGGGTGGGCGAACCCATCAACCTGGTCATTCCCTTCCAG GGGAAGCCACGGCCGCAGGTGACTTGGACCAAGGCGGGAGGACCACTGGACGGATCGCGCTTCCACATGAGGACGAGCGAGGTGGACACGGTGCTGTTCGTGCGGCAGGCGGCCCGGGGCGACTCCGGCGAGTACCAGCTGAGCGTGGCCATCGAGAACATGCAGGACACGGCCACCGTGCGCATCCGGGTCGTGG AGAAGGCGGGCCCAGCGGAAGGGGTGACAGTGAAGGAAGTGTGGGACTGTAATGCCCTGGTGGAATGGCAGCCCCCGCGGGATGACGGCAACAGTGAGGTGACGAGCTACTTCATCCAGAAAGCCGACAAGAAGACCATG GAGTGGTTCACCGTGTACGAGCACAGCCGGCCCACCCGCTGCACGGTCTCCGACCTCATCGTAGGCAATGAGTATTACTTCCGCGTTTTCTGTGAGAACATCTGCGGCCTCAGCGACTCGGCGGGCCTCTCCACCAACACCGCTTATATAGCTAAACCAG GGCTGCAGTTGAAGCCCTTCAATTACCAGGAACGCGATCTCCGTTCGGCCCCCAAGTTCCTCACTCCGCTGACCGACCGTGTCATCGTGGCCGGATACGCGGCCGCCCTCACGTGCGCCGTCGCGGGGGAGCCGAAG CCGCGGGTGGTCTGGCTGAAGAACAAGATGGAGATCTCAGAGGACCCCAAGTTCCTCATCACGAACCACCAGGGCATTCTGACCCTGCGCATCCGCCGGCCCAGCCCCTTCGACGGCGGCACCTACGCCTGCTGTGCCGTGAACGAGCTGGGCGAGGCTCTGGCTGAGTGCCACCTCGAGGTCCGAG TGCCACAGTGA
- the SPIB gene encoding transcription factor Spi-B isoform X1 — translation MLALEAAHSVSPSGVLAVGKGAPFPWLWLGRGPGAEMASAEGDGRFSPSHLQYPDSLFYDLDTAKPNPGGLPHNYADPDGMPDSLWSWMEPPPGPGYETLDPSVATSALQFTQLHSVQLSYLPGTYGPTGPGGPGGPALDFPPVPEPPALGLGPYPEVDYSSQPPGLPFPPFPPFPSPPLSEEEEFPLDGPALEVSDSESDEALAAGGEGAGADAGARKKLRLYQFLLGLLTRGDMRECVWWVEQGSGVFQFSSKHKEALARRWGQQKGNRKRMTYQKLARALRNYAKTGEIRKVKRKLTYQFDSALLGAPRL, via the exons ATGCTCGCTCTGGAGGCTGCACA CTCCGTCTCTCCCTCCGGAGTTCTGGCAGTGGGAAAGGGTGCGCCTTTTCCCTGGCTCTGGCTGGGGAGGGGTCCCGGGGCCGAGATGGCTTCCGCTGAGGGGGACGgccgcttctccccctcccacctccagtaCCCCGATAGCCTCTTCTATGACCTGGACACCGCCAAGCCCAACCCAGGGGGGCTCCCCCACAACTACGCAGACCCCGACGGGATGCCTG ACTCCCTCTGGAGCTGGATGGAGCCCCCGCCGGGCCCCGGCTACGAGACCCTGGACCCCTCAGTGGCCACCAGCGCCCTGCAGTTCACCCAGCTCCACAGCGTACAGCTCTCCTACCTGCCCGGAACCTATGGGCCCaccgggcccggggggccgggcGGGCCGGCCCTCGACTTCCCTCCGGTCCCCGAGCCCCCGGCCCTGGGGCTGGGGCCTTACCCCGAGGTGGATTACAGCAGCCAG cctccggGACTCCCCTTCCCGCCATTCCCACCGTTCCCCAGCCCGCCTCTGTCCGAGGAGGAGGAGTTCCCGCTGGACGGCCCGGCCTTGGAGGTGTCCGACAGCGAGTCAGACGAGGCTCTggcggctggaggggagggggccggagccGATGCAG GTGCCAGGAAGAAGCTGCGCCTCTACCAGTTCCTGCTGGGGCTGCTGACGCGGGGCGACATGCGGGAGTGCGTGTGGTGGGTCGAACAGGGCTCGGGGGTCTTCCAGTTCTCCTCCAAGCACAAGGAGGCCCTGGCCCGCCGCTGGGGCCAGCAGAAGGGCAACCGCAAGCGCATGACTTATCAGAAGCTGGCCCGGGCCCTGCGCAACTACGCCAAGACCGGCGAGATCCGGAAGGTCAAGAGGAAGCTCACCTACCAGTTTGACAGCGCTTTGCTGGGGGCCCCCCGGCTGTGA
- the SPIB gene encoding transcription factor Spi-B isoform X2, giving the protein MLALEAAQSDGTHFGSPYPDSLFYDLDTAKPNPGGLPHNYADPDGMPDSLWSWMEPPPGPGYETLDPSVATSALQFTQLHSVQLSYLPGTYGPTGPGGPGGPALDFPPVPEPPALGLGPYPEVDYSSQPPGLPFPPFPPFPSPPLSEEEEFPLDGPALEVSDSESDEALAAGGEGAGADAGARKKLRLYQFLLGLLTRGDMRECVWWVEQGSGVFQFSSKHKEALARRWGQQKGNRKRMTYQKLARALRNYAKTGEIRKVKRKLTYQFDSALLGAPRL; this is encoded by the exons ATGCTCGCTCTGGAGGCTGCACA gtcAGACGGGACTCACTTCGGCTCCCCG taCCCCGATAGCCTCTTCTATGACCTGGACACCGCCAAGCCCAACCCAGGGGGGCTCCCCCACAACTACGCAGACCCCGACGGGATGCCTG ACTCCCTCTGGAGCTGGATGGAGCCCCCGCCGGGCCCCGGCTACGAGACCCTGGACCCCTCAGTGGCCACCAGCGCCCTGCAGTTCACCCAGCTCCACAGCGTACAGCTCTCCTACCTGCCCGGAACCTATGGGCCCaccgggcccggggggccgggcGGGCCGGCCCTCGACTTCCCTCCGGTCCCCGAGCCCCCGGCCCTGGGGCTGGGGCCTTACCCCGAGGTGGATTACAGCAGCCAG cctccggGACTCCCCTTCCCGCCATTCCCACCGTTCCCCAGCCCGCCTCTGTCCGAGGAGGAGGAGTTCCCGCTGGACGGCCCGGCCTTGGAGGTGTCCGACAGCGAGTCAGACGAGGCTCTggcggctggaggggagggggccggagccGATGCAG GTGCCAGGAAGAAGCTGCGCCTCTACCAGTTCCTGCTGGGGCTGCTGACGCGGGGCGACATGCGGGAGTGCGTGTGGTGGGTCGAACAGGGCTCGGGGGTCTTCCAGTTCTCCTCCAAGCACAAGGAGGCCCTGGCCCGCCGCTGGGGCCAGCAGAAGGGCAACCGCAAGCGCATGACTTATCAGAAGCTGGCCCGGGCCCTGCGCAACTACGCCAAGACCGGCGAGATCCGGAAGGTCAAGAGGAAGCTCACCTACCAGTTTGACAGCGCTTTGCTGGGGGCCCCCCGGCTGTGA